A part of bacterium genomic DNA contains:
- a CDS encoding ABC transporter permease has translation MTERAFDRVLAVLSPIGFLAVWEGLSRLAVLDPRFIPSPTTILHTIAAMTRTGELPYHVLVSVRRIVAGFLLGAVPAVAVGLMMGLSRPVRAVLMPFVSAIYPIPKIAVYPLLIFYLGLGEASKISIVALSIGFLVLLNTMAGVLAVDPAYFKIARAYGANSRALFATVAFPGAMPQIFTGLKLGMGFALIVIVGAELLGSDRGIGFLIWRSYQIFAIDVMFAGLLVTAILGWVAILALDWLERRLLPWRP, from the coding sequence GTGACCGAACGGGCCTTCGACCGCGTGCTCGCAGTGCTGTCCCCGATCGGCTTCCTGGCGGTCTGGGAGGGACTGAGTCGCCTCGCCGTGCTGGATCCCCGCTTCATCCCCTCTCCCACCACCATTTTGCATACGATCGCGGCAATGACCCGGACGGGTGAGCTGCCCTACCATGTCCTCGTCAGTGTCCGGCGTATCGTCGCCGGGTTTCTGCTGGGTGCGGTCCCGGCGGTGGCGGTGGGGCTGATGATGGGGCTCAGCCGGCCTGTGCGGGCGGTGTTGATGCCGTTCGTCTCCGCGATCTACCCGATCCCCAAGATCGCCGTGTATCCGCTGCTGATCTTCTACTTAGGATTGGGAGAGGCGTCCAAGATCAGCATCGTCGCGCTGAGCATCGGTTTCCTGGTCCTCCTCAACACCATGGCCGGCGTCCTGGCGGTGGATCCCGCCTACTTCAAGATCGCCAGGGCCTACGGCGCGAATAGTCGCGCCCTCTTCGCTACGGTCGCGTTCCCCGGCGCGATGCCGCAGATCTTTACCGGCCTCAAGTTGGGCATGGGGTTCGCGCTCATCGTGATCGTGGGCGCGGAGCTCCTCGGATCGGACAGGGGGATCGGTTTTCTGATCTGGCGATCCTACCAGATCTTTGCGATCGACGTGATGTTCGCGGGGCTCTTGGTGACCGCGATCCTCGGCTGGGTCGCGATCCTGGCCCTCGACTGGCTCGAGCGCCGCCTGCTCCCCTGGCGGCCGTGA